Proteins found in one Flavobacterium channae genomic segment:
- a CDS encoding CAP domain-containing protein, translating to MKTQITLFLIFVSTFSFSQNQNKIDLEKLKTKVYQLVNEERSNNDRKVLGLDAHLKKAADDHSKYIAKAQTLSHEETDAKKQSPKDRVYFYGGNSFVLVGENLLFTGIKDQIYSEADLDTLALKMFNLWKKSPNHLKNILDHQYFYTEIGFSIDWENKKIYAVQLFGAK from the coding sequence ATGAAAACCCAAATCACCCTATTTTTAATATTCGTATCTACATTCAGTTTCAGTCAAAATCAAAACAAAATTGATTTAGAAAAACTGAAAACAAAAGTATATCAATTGGTAAACGAAGAACGTTCCAATAACGACAGAAAAGTACTTGGTTTGGATGCTCATTTAAAAAAAGCAGCTGACGACCATTCCAAATACATCGCAAAAGCCCAAACTTTATCTCACGAAGAAACGGATGCTAAAAAGCAAAGTCCAAAAGACCGTGTCTATTTCTATGGCGGAAATTCGTTTGTTTTAGTTGGTGAAAATCTGTTATTCACAGGAATTAAAGACCAAATTTACTCTGAAGCCGACTTAGATACTTTAGCCTTAAAAATGTTCAATCTTTGGAAGAAATCACCCAATCATTTGAAAAATATTTTAGACCATCAATATTTTTACACTGAAATCGGTTTTAGCATCGATTGGGAAAACAAGAAAATTTATGCCGTTCAATTGTTTGGAGCTAAGTAA